Proteins co-encoded in one Oreochromis aureus strain Israel breed Guangdong linkage group 3, ZZ_aureus, whole genome shotgun sequence genomic window:
- the LOC116316673 gene encoding butyrophilin subfamily 2 member A1-like — MDEVNKVCFDACLNRSLWFVRLLLLAAVLSSSCCTEKPSAIVVPKIVAFAGETVLLPCNITPSGDVPTVEWSREGLPPDIAFLYRDGCETFEMKNPVFRYRTNLIRHELHNGNLSMVISNLQISDSGKYQCAIIRKKKKVITTLELFVGAISEPKLSVVPGVGGGLTLQCEAKCWFPEPTITFLDNQGSEISTEDPKRDEESSGCFTVKRRVSLQTATNRVTCRVHQPEIHQTRDSEIYLPDGYQGSFTVTIAITVLTTLTATVICLFIVHLVKKHSCPVRRQKWSLDNYDTNDERQSPVIQTRDCTNYSESSPSISNPTIPPSPKSPHNNSNPRPEALKTSVCSSQTTEEDSSHLDTSRKMKRNSDDSSSPAVLSIPPPHEHLRRSSTRRSIRGSIRVQHRNTISEDSEPLMKIGAETK; from the exons ATGGACGAAGTCAACAAAGTTTGTTTTGATGCCTGTTTGAACAGGTCGCTGTGGTTTGTCCGCCTGCTCCTGCTCGCCGCTGTCCTGTCTTCATCTTGTTGTACAG AAAAACCCTCAGCGATTGTCGTACCAAAGATCGTGGCCTTTGCAGGTGAAACTGTCCTCCTGCCCTGCAACATCACCCCTAGCGGCGACGTCCCAACAGTCGAGTGGAGCAGGGAGGGTTTACCTCCAGATATTGCCTTCCTGTACCGAGATGGGTGTGAAACCTTTGAGATGAAGAATCCAGTGTTTCGGTACCGAACAAACCTCATCAGGCACGAACTTCACAACGGAAACCTTTCAATGGTGATATCCAACCTGCAGATAAGCGACAGTGGGAAATACCAGTGTGCGATtatcaggaagaagaaaaaagtaatcaCAACACTGGAGCTGTTTGTAG GTGCCATTTCTGAGCCAAAACTCTCAGTTGTTCCTGGTGTTGGAGGAGGATTGACTCTGCAGTGTGAAGCTAAGTGCTGGTTCCCTGAGCCTACGATTACATTTCTTGATAATCAGGGAAGTGAAATCAGTACTGAAGACCCAAAGAGAGATGAAGAGTCTTCAGGATGCTTCACGGTCAAAAGAAGAGTGTCTCTGCAGACTGCTACCAACAG GGTCACTTGCAGGGTCCACCAGCCGGAGATACATCAGACGAGAGACTCAGAGATTTACCTGCCAG ATGGATACCAGGGATCCTTCACTGTAACCATTGCAATTACAGTTTTAACCACCTTAACAGCCACGGtcatctgtttatttattgtacATTTAGTGAAGAAACACAGCTGCCCTG TGAGAAGACAAAAATGGAGTCTCGATAACTATGATACGAATGATGAAAGGCAGAGTCCAGTCATCCAGACAAGGGACTGTACAAATTACTCCGAATCCTCACCAAGCATCTCAAATCCCACGATCCCACCCTCACCAAAGTCACCTCACAACAACAGCAACCCCAGACCAGAGGCCTTGAAAACATCTGTCTGCTCCTCACAGACCACAGAAGAAGATTCATCACATCTGGACACCAGCCGCaagatgaaaagaaacagtGACGACAGCAGTTCTCCTGCAGTGTTGTCCATTCCTCCTCCACATGAGCATCTTCGCCGTTCGTCCACTCGTCGGTCTATTAGAGGCAGTATACGTGTTCAGCACAGAAACACCATCTCTGAAGACTCAGAGCCGCTGATGAAGATCGGAGCTGAAACAAAATGA
- the LOC116311833 gene encoding butyrophilin subfamily 2 member A1-like has translation MEEVSGLFFSKTRGSNRPFFCVSSLCGPLLLLAAVLPSCTGLAASTVVAPKIIATVGETVLLPCSTTASDDLPTVEWTKEGLFPNTAFLYRDGCETFEMKNPVFRYRTNLIRHKLHHGNLSMVMSNVQLNDSGNYQCAIRRNRKKKVITRLELFVGAVSEPKFSVVSDVGGGLTLQCEAKCWFPEPLITFLDNQGNEISAEDPRRSEESPGCLTITRRVTLQTATKRVTCRVHQLEITQTRDSEMYIPVSGESLRSCTDILIIAVVVTIFVTAVIAFLVKKCQHYVGRQKSGPEKDKMRCVQQSSQPSGSSQSTPKPVIPSQTKSPHTISHLKPEASTNRNHPISLTQTRHSTPAVSGQNPTSGAEMKRNSLDTSAFSAKNRAVSFRSPSDSKERKRLPRSKSMRVSWSGAGGSHAPQRSNTFTDRSKLRYSILIDSPDV, from the exons ATGGAAGAAGTTAGCGgacttttcttttctaaaacccGTGGATCCAACAGGCCTTTTTTCTGTGTCTCTTCCCTGTGTggccctctgctgctgctggctgcgGTCCTGCCTTCTTGCACAG GATTAGCGGCCTCAACGGTTGTTGCACCAAAGATCATAGCCACTGTAGGGGAAACTGTCCTCCTGCCCTGCAGCACCACTGCAAGTGATGATTTGCCAACAGTGGAGTGGACTAAAGAGGGTCTGTTTCCAAACACTGCCTTCCTGTACCGGGATGGATGTGAGACCTTTGAGATGAAGAATCCAGTCTTTCGGTACCGAACAAACCTCATCAGGCACAAACTTCACCATGGAAACCTGTCAATGGTGATGTCCAACGTGCAGCTAAATGACAGTGGAAACTACCAGTGTGCGATTCGGAGgaacaggaaaaagaaagtcATCACAAGACTGGAGCTGTTTGTAG GTGCTGTTTCTGAGCCGAAATTCTCAGTTGTTTCAGATGTGGGAGGTGGACTGACTCTGCAGTGTGAGGCTAAGTGTTGGTTCCCTGAGCCTCTGATTACATTTCTTGACAATCAGGGAAATGAAATTAGTGCTGAAGACCCAAGGAGAAGTGAAGAATCTCCAGGGTGCCTCACAATCACAAGAAGAGTGACTCTGCAGACTGCTACCAAAAG AGTCACCTGCAGAGTCCACCAGCTGGAGATAACCCAGACCAGGGACTCAGAAATGTACATACCAG TTTCAGGTGAAAGCCTCAGATCCTGCACTGACATCCTTATAATCGCTGTTGTCGTGACGATCTTTGTAACAGCAGTCATTGCCTTTTTAGTCAAGAAATGTCAGCATTACG TGGGAAGACAAAAATCAGGCCCTGAGAAAGATAAGATGAGATGTGTTCAACAGTCTAGCCAGCCCTCGGGATCATCACAAAGCACCCCCAAACCTGTTATCCCATCCCAAACAAAGTCTCCCCACACCATCAGCCACCTGAAACCGGAGGCTTCAACCAACAGAAACCATCCAATCAGCTTAACACAGACCAGGCATTCCACACCTGCCGTTTCAGGACAAAATCCAACATCTGGCGCGGAGATGAAAAGAAACAGCCTTGACACTTCTGCTTTTTCAGCAAAGAATCGTGCTGTGTCATTCAGAAGTCCTTCAGattcaaaagaaagaaaacgtcTTCCCCGTTCAAAAAGCATGCGTGTGTCCTGGTCTGGTGCAGGCGGCTCACATGCGCCTCAGCGCAGCAACACCTTCACTGACAGGTCTAAACTGCGCTACAGCATCCTGATAGATTCACCTGATGTCTGA